The Ensifer adhaerens genome contains a region encoding:
- a CDS encoding YebC/PmpR family DNA-binding transcriptional regulator, with amino-acid sequence MAGHSQFKNIMHRKGRQDAVRSKMFSKLAREITVAAKSGMPDPAMNARLRLAIQNAKAQSMPKDNIERAIKKASGGDAENYEEVRYEGYGPGGVAVIVEALTDNRNRTASNVRSTFTKAGGALGETGSVSFSFDRVGEITYKLSVGDADKVMDAAIEAGADDVTTDEDGHTIICGFEAIGEVSKALEDTLGEAETVKAIWKAQNTVPVDEEKAQSLMKLIDILEDDDDVQSVYSNFEVSDEILAKLSA; translated from the coding sequence ATGGCTGGCCATTCACAGTTCAAGAACATCATGCACCGCAAGGGCCGTCAGGATGCGGTGCGCTCGAAAATGTTTTCCAAGCTCGCGCGCGAAATCACGGTTGCCGCCAAGTCGGGCATGCCCGATCCCGCGATGAACGCGCGCCTGCGCCTGGCGATCCAGAACGCCAAGGCGCAGTCGATGCCGAAGGACAACATCGAACGGGCGATCAAGAAGGCCTCCGGCGGCGACGCGGAGAACTACGAAGAAGTCCGCTACGAGGGTTATGGCCCGGGCGGCGTTGCCGTTATCGTCGAAGCCTTGACCGACAACCGCAACCGCACCGCCTCGAACGTGCGCTCGACCTTCACCAAGGCCGGCGGCGCGCTCGGCGAAACCGGCTCGGTTTCCTTCTCCTTCGATCGCGTCGGCGAGATCACCTACAAGCTCTCCGTCGGTGACGCCGACAAGGTGATGGATGCGGCGATCGAAGCGGGTGCCGACGACGTCACCACCGACGAGGACGGCCACACGATCATCTGCGGTTTCGAAGCGATCGGCGAAGTGTCCAAGGCGCTCGAAGACACGCTCGGCGAAGCCGAAACGGTCAAGGCGATCTGGAAGGCACAGAACACCGTTCCGGTCGATGAAGAAAAGGCGCAGTCGCTGATGAAGCTCATCGACATCCTTGAAGACGACGACGACGTCCAGAGCGTCTATTCGAACTTCGAAGTCTCGGACGAGATCCTGGCGAAGCTGTCGGCCTGA
- a CDS encoding MBL fold metallo-hydrolase, with protein sequence MMLRYFVYTFAAIWFIHAFWPSVAHAQQQPRPVSQCQAIAETLPQATFASFTPAAATKGQTTAGEVTISYLGHSTFLIETPGGVLIATDYSGWYAPSMPPTVATMNKAHSSHYTLTPDPAIKTVLHGWSDSGQPARHDLVVGDAYIRNVTTDIRAGGGAMEHDGNSIFIFEVADLCIGHLGHLHHELDDSHYSQIGRLDVLMVPVDGGLTMGAESMSRVVSRLRASLILPMHRRGPPIDAFLDMFGDDYDKRYADSASIKVSLRSLPSKPLIYILKGV encoded by the coding sequence CTGATGCTCCGGTACTTTGTCTACACATTCGCCGCCATATGGTTCATCCACGCGTTCTGGCCATCGGTCGCCCATGCGCAGCAACAGCCGCGCCCTGTCAGCCAATGCCAGGCGATCGCCGAAACGCTCCCCCAGGCGACTTTTGCCAGTTTCACGCCCGCGGCTGCCACCAAGGGGCAGACGACGGCCGGCGAGGTGACAATCAGCTATCTCGGCCATTCCACCTTCCTGATCGAGACGCCCGGCGGCGTCTTGATCGCAACCGACTATAGCGGCTGGTATGCACCGTCGATGCCGCCGACGGTCGCGACCATGAACAAGGCGCATTCGAGCCACTACACGCTGACGCCGGATCCGGCGATCAAGACCGTGCTGCACGGCTGGAGCGATAGCGGCCAACCGGCGCGCCACGATCTCGTGGTCGGCGACGCCTACATCCGCAACGTGACGACCGACATCCGCGCCGGCGGCGGCGCCATGGAGCACGACGGGAACTCGATTTTCATCTTCGAGGTGGCGGATCTCTGCATCGGGCATCTGGGCCATCTGCACCATGAACTCGACGACAGCCACTACAGCCAGATCGGCCGGCTGGACGTGCTCATGGTGCCTGTCGATGGCGGCCTGACCATGGGTGCCGAGAGCATGAGCCGGGTGGTCAGCCGGCTGCGCGCCTCGCTGATCCTGCCGATGCACCGCCGTGGCCCGCCGATCGACGCCTTTCTGGACATGTTCGGCGACGACTACGACAAGCGTTACGCCGACAGCGCCAGTATCAAAGTATCCCTGCGTTCCTTGCCAAGCAAACCACTGATTTATATCCTCAAGGGCGTTTGA